One genomic region from Trueperaceae bacterium encodes:
- a CDS encoding ABC transporter ATP-binding protein, whose translation MPLLSIQGLTKDFGGLRAVNACSFDVAPGSITGLIGPNGAGKTTLFSLVSGFHQPDSGRVYLDGEDVTGLPSHLLFRKGLCRTFQIPREHKSMTVTENLMLVPKGQIGERFWNPVVRPGAVRAQERRLREKAREVLEYVNLAHMAEQPAGAMSGGQKKLLELARTLMADPKVVLLDEPGAGVNPTLMGKIREKIEQLNRERGITFLLIEHDMPLVMGLCNPVVVMNQGSKLVEGPPSLVKSDPRVLEAYLGGQYAALEG comes from the coding sequence GTGCCGCTGCTGAGCATCCAAGGGCTGACGAAGGATTTCGGGGGCCTGCGCGCCGTCAACGCCTGCTCGTTCGATGTCGCGCCTGGCAGCATCACGGGCCTCATCGGCCCGAACGGCGCGGGCAAGACGACCCTCTTCAGCCTGGTGTCCGGCTTCCACCAGCCCGACTCCGGCCGCGTCTACCTGGACGGCGAGGACGTGACCGGGCTGCCGTCCCACCTCCTCTTCCGCAAGGGCCTCTGCCGCACGTTCCAGATCCCGCGCGAGCACAAGAGCATGACGGTCACCGAGAACCTGATGCTCGTGCCCAAGGGCCAGATCGGCGAGCGGTTCTGGAACCCCGTCGTACGGCCGGGGGCCGTGAGGGCCCAGGAGCGGCGCCTGCGCGAGAAGGCCCGCGAGGTCCTCGAGTACGTGAACCTCGCCCACATGGCCGAGCAGCCGGCCGGGGCCATGTCCGGCGGCCAGAAGAAGCTGCTCGAGCTCGCGCGCACGCTGATGGCCGACCCCAAGGTCGTCCTCCTCGACGAGCCGGGCGCCGGCGTCAACCCCACGCTCATGGGCAAGATCCGCGAGAAGATCGAGCAGCTGAACCGCGAGCGCGGCATCACCTTCCTGCTCATCGAGCACGACATGCCCCTCGTCATGGGCCTATGCAACCCGGTGGTCGTCATGAACCAGGGCAGCAAGCTCGTCGAGGGTCCGCCGTCGCTCGTGAAGTCCGACCCGCGCGTCCTGGAAGCGTACTTGGGAGGGCAGTATGCCGCTCTTGAGGGTTGA
- a CDS encoding FAD-dependent oxidoreductase: MESDAKVTRIAVVGAGPAGFYATEALLKGLGDGASVDLIERLPTPYGLVRFGVAPDHQKIKSVTRLYDRTLADPRVRYLGNVELGRDLSLDDLRRHYHAVVLTVGSPTDRRLGIPGEDLPGSMSATEFVAWYNSHPDFQGLEVPLDAKTAVVIGVGNVAIDVTRVLAKTVTELGETDIADHALERLRGSTVEDIVIVGRRGPAEAKFTTKELRELGELANADIFVREDELDVGEASLAAIAGDVNATKNLEVLRGFAKQRPEGKPRRVHIRFLLSPLELRGEGRVRSVVFGKNRLDERPGGGLAAVATGETEELSAELVFRSVGYQGTPLAGVPFDERSGVIPNDAGRVLEARGGAPVPGLYVAGWIKRGPSGVIGTNKACAMETVASLLSDELPAPVDPRPEAVDEMLATRGARPFTAADWARLDAVETAAGAGAGRPRVKLVAVDEMLAAVR; the protein is encoded by the coding sequence ATGGAAAGCGACGCCAAGGTGACTCGCATCGCGGTTGTCGGCGCCGGCCCGGCCGGCTTCTACGCAACGGAAGCTCTGCTGAAGGGGCTGGGAGACGGCGCTTCCGTCGACCTGATCGAGCGCCTGCCCACGCCCTACGGCCTCGTGCGCTTCGGCGTGGCTCCCGACCATCAGAAGATCAAGTCCGTCACGCGCCTCTACGATCGCACCCTGGCCGACCCGCGCGTGCGCTACCTCGGCAACGTGGAGCTGGGCAGGGACCTGAGCCTGGACGACCTGCGGCGTCACTACCACGCGGTCGTCCTCACGGTCGGGTCGCCGACGGACAGGCGCCTCGGGATCCCGGGCGAGGACCTGCCCGGCAGCATGTCGGCCACCGAGTTCGTCGCCTGGTACAACTCGCACCCGGACTTCCAGGGCCTCGAGGTGCCTCTCGACGCCAAGACGGCCGTGGTGATCGGCGTCGGCAACGTCGCCATCGACGTCACGCGCGTCCTCGCCAAGACGGTGACGGAGCTTGGCGAGACCGACATCGCCGACCACGCGCTCGAGCGGCTGCGGGGCTCGACGGTCGAGGACATCGTGATCGTCGGCCGCCGCGGCCCCGCCGAGGCGAAGTTCACCACCAAGGAGCTCCGCGAGCTTGGCGAGCTCGCCAACGCCGACATCTTCGTCCGCGAGGACGAGCTCGACGTCGGCGAGGCCAGTCTGGCCGCCATCGCGGGCGACGTGAACGCCACGAAGAACCTCGAGGTGCTGCGCGGCTTCGCCAAGCAGCGGCCGGAAGGCAAGCCGCGCCGGGTGCACATCCGCTTCCTCCTCTCGCCGCTCGAGCTCCGCGGCGAAGGACGCGTGCGCAGTGTCGTGTTCGGCAAGAACCGCTTGGACGAGCGGCCCGGTGGCGGGCTCGCCGCGGTGGCGACGGGCGAGACGGAGGAGTTGAGCGCCGAGCTCGTCTTCCGGTCAGTGGGCTACCAGGGCACGCCGCTGGCCGGCGTGCCGTTCGACGAACGTTCCGGCGTGATCCCGAACGACGCCGGCAGGGTGCTCGAGGCGCGCGGTGGCGCGCCCGTCCCCGGGCTCTACGTGGCCGGCTGGATCAAGCGCGGACCGAGCGGCGTGATCGGCACCAACAAGGCGTGCGCCATGGAGACGGTGGCTAGCCTCCTGTCCGACGAGTTGCCCGCCCCCGTCGACCCGCGTCCGGAAGCCGTCGACGAGATGCTGGCGACACGCGGCGCGCGGCCGTTCACGGCAGCCGACTGGGCGCGGCTCGACGCCGTGGAGACGGCCGCGGGCGCGGGCGCAGGGAGGCCGCGCGTGAAGCTGGTCGCCGTCGACGAGATGCTCGCCGCGGTGCGCTAG
- a CDS encoding aspartate kinase — protein MEVAPAHPSEAARSNHEPQAASPWPIRVQKYGGTSVGDFDRIGKVAARIERAVLVGEKVVVTVSAMGRTTDQLIGLAREVTSRPSRRELDVLLSTGEQQSIALVAMALHERGIEARSFTGAQAGFLTDSRHGSARILEVDPRPVLAALAEVDVVVVAGFQGADAGGHITTLGRGGSDTTAVALAAALRAPECEIFTDTDGVYTTDPHRVSSATKLAVVDYDEMIELASQGAKVLHPRSVWYARRYGVRVHVRSSFGNAAGTIVTRVAHPQEGNMSMIADKPVTGVALDLNHARVDLHEVPDRPGVAGLIFGALGRADVSVDMIIQGVRGASDSRQQMAFIVGKDVVPDALAALEPVLAEMGAHAEVDTEVAKVSIVGIAIGSTPGVAARMFDAVAAANANIDMITTSEVRISVLIPAERAQAVLETVHAAFGLDAADGAAADD, from the coding sequence ATGGAAGTCGCTCCAGCACACCCATCCGAGGCCGCGCGCTCGAACCACGAGCCGCAGGCGGCCTCGCCGTGGCCCATCAGGGTGCAGAAGTACGGCGGCACGAGCGTAGGTGACTTCGACCGCATCGGCAAGGTGGCCGCCCGCATCGAACGGGCCGTCCTTGTCGGCGAGAAGGTCGTCGTGACGGTCTCGGCCATGGGCAGGACCACCGACCAGCTCATCGGGCTGGCGCGCGAGGTCACGAGCCGGCCGTCGCGGCGCGAGCTCGACGTGCTGCTGTCAACGGGCGAGCAGCAGTCCATCGCCCTGGTCGCCATGGCGCTCCACGAGCGCGGCATCGAGGCCCGCTCGTTCACCGGCGCACAAGCCGGTTTCCTGACCGACTCACGACACGGGTCGGCGCGCATCCTGGAGGTCGACCCGCGTCCGGTGCTCGCCGCCCTCGCGGAGGTCGACGTCGTGGTCGTAGCCGGCTTCCAAGGGGCCGACGCCGGCGGGCATATCACCACGCTCGGGCGCGGGGGCTCGGACACGACGGCCGTGGCGCTCGCCGCCGCGCTCCGCGCGCCCGAGTGCGAGATCTTCACGGACACGGACGGCGTGTACACCACCGACCCGCACCGCGTCTCCAGCGCCACCAAGCTGGCCGTCGTCGACTACGACGAGATGATCGAGCTCGCGAGCCAGGGCGCCAAGGTCCTGCACCCGCGCAGCGTCTGGTACGCGCGGCGCTACGGCGTGCGCGTCCACGTGCGCTCGTCGTTCGGCAACGCGGCCGGCACGATCGTCACGCGCGTGGCGCACCCACAGGAGGGGAACATGAGCATGATCGCCGACAAGCCGGTAACGGGGGTCGCCCTCGATCTCAACCATGCCCGCGTCGACCTCCACGAGGTGCCGGACCGGCCGGGCGTGGCGGGGCTCATCTTCGGGGCGCTCGGACGCGCCGACGTCAGCGTCGACATGATCATCCAGGGCGTGCGTGGGGCGTCGGACAGCCGCCAGCAGATGGCCTTCATCGTCGGTAAGGACGTCGTCCCTGACGCCCTCGCCGCGCTCGAGCCCGTGCTCGCCGAGATGGGCGCGCACGCCGAGGTCGACACCGAGGTCGCGAAGGTCTCCATCGTCGGCATCGCCATCGGCTCCACGCCAGGTGTCGCCGCTCGCATGTTCGACGCCGTCGCGGCGGCGAACGCCAACATCGACATGATCACTACGAGCGAGGTGCGCATCAGCGTGCTCATCCCGGCGGAGCGCGCCCAGGCGGTCCTCGAGACCGTGCACGCGGCTTTCGGTCTGGACGCCGCGGACGGCGCCGCCGCGGACGACTAG
- a CDS encoding 8-oxo-dGTP diphosphatase, translated as MTSRLTTLAYVRQGTRTLMLRRGPGYAGEHGRWNGLGGKLEPGETPEECMRREVFEESSLRVEEARYKGLLTFPGFDGETDVYVFVFVVTRFTGEPRASSEGELFWVETAELTALDLWEGDRHFLPWLDEPGTFSAKFRYADGRYLGHEVVRY; from the coding sequence ATGACGTCGCGGCTCACGACCTTGGCTTACGTGCGCCAGGGCACCAGGACGCTGATGCTGCGCAGGGGACCGGGGTACGCGGGCGAACATGGCAGGTGGAACGGCCTCGGCGGCAAGCTCGAGCCGGGCGAGACGCCCGAGGAGTGCATGCGCAGGGAAGTCTTCGAGGAGTCCTCGCTCAGGGTGGAGGAGGCGCGTTACAAGGGTCTGCTCACCTTCCCGGGCTTCGACGGCGAGACGGACGTCTACGTGTTCGTCTTCGTCGTCACGCGCTTCACGGGCGAGCCGCGCGCCTCGAGCGAGGGCGAGCTCTTCTGGGTCGAGACGGCCGAGCTCACCGCGCTCGACCTGTGGGAGGGCGACAGGCACTTCCTGCCGTGGTTGGACGAACCCGGCACCTTCTCGGCGAAGTTCCGGTACGCGGACGGCAGGTACTTGGGTCATGAGGTCGTCCGCTACTAG
- a CDS encoding SCP2 sterol-binding domain-containing protein, which yields MRTKDLLMRVPEAVRASEVTRSATQAGRTVVQYAVSEPVYHVLEGGAVVAHEGTAADPDVTIKVSDDDLVRLLAGQLSATTALFTGRLKVRGDIGLAQRLLGMVDREKLAAVATELRDA from the coding sequence ATGAGGACCAAGGACCTGCTCATGCGCGTCCCGGAGGCCGTGCGGGCGTCGGAAGTCACGCGCTCGGCCACTCAGGCCGGGCGCACAGTCGTGCAGTACGCCGTCTCGGAGCCCGTGTACCACGTGCTCGAGGGTGGCGCGGTGGTGGCCCACGAGGGCACGGCGGCCGACCCGGACGTGACCATCAAGGTGAGCGACGACGACCTGGTCCGGCTGCTGGCGGGCCAGCTCAGCGCGACGACCGCCCTGTTCACGGGCCGCCTCAAGGTGCGAGGCGACATCGGGCTCGCGCAGCGCCTGCTTGGCATGGTCGACAGGGAGAAGCTGGCGGCCGTCGCGACCGAGCTTCGCGACGCCTGA
- a CDS encoding acyl-CoA dehydrogenase family protein, which yields MQQAVREFARNEIGAVAADLDKAPRFPWETLRKMGDLGLLGMLTPPEYGGAGLDTLAYTVLLEEIAAVDAAHATIMSVTNGLPQSLLYKHGTEEQRRRYLPRLASGEWIGAFCLSEPGSGSDAVAMETRATRVEGGYVLNGTKAWITSGGEAQFYLVMAKTDRAAGARGVTCFLVEKGAAGLAFGKPEEKLGQHAAITTTVTFDDCFVPEENVLGQVGQGFLIAMAGLDGGRIGIAALAVGIARAAYEAARDYAAQRTAFGQPIHEHQAIGFRLADMAVAIESARLMTQRAAWLKDRGYRTTGEAAMAKLQASETAVAVTHGAVQVFGAYGYTKAYPVERYFRDARVTEIYEGTSEIQRMVIHRQIYRELGR from the coding sequence ATGCAACAGGCAGTGCGCGAGTTCGCGCGCAACGAGATAGGTGCCGTGGCGGCCGACCTCGACAAGGCGCCGCGCTTCCCGTGGGAGACGCTGCGCAAAATGGGCGACCTCGGCCTGCTCGGCATGCTCACGCCCCCCGAGTACGGCGGCGCCGGCCTCGACACGCTGGCGTACACGGTGCTGCTCGAGGAGATAGCGGCCGTCGACGCGGCGCACGCCACCATCATGAGCGTTACGAACGGGCTGCCGCAGTCGCTCCTGTACAAGCACGGCACGGAGGAGCAGCGCCGCCGCTACCTCCCGCGCTTGGCAAGCGGCGAGTGGATAGGGGCGTTCTGCCTCTCCGAGCCCGGCAGCGGCTCCGACGCCGTCGCCATGGAGACGCGGGCCACGCGCGTGGAAGGCGGCTACGTCCTGAACGGTACGAAGGCCTGGATCACGTCGGGTGGCGAGGCGCAGTTCTACCTCGTCATGGCCAAGACGGACCGGGCAGCCGGGGCGCGGGGCGTGACGTGCTTCCTCGTGGAGAAGGGGGCCGCCGGCCTCGCGTTCGGCAAGCCGGAGGAGAAGCTCGGTCAGCACGCCGCCATCACCACCACCGTCACCTTCGACGACTGCTTCGTACCCGAGGAGAACGTCCTCGGCCAGGTCGGGCAGGGGTTCCTGATCGCCATGGCCGGACTCGACGGCGGGCGGATCGGCATCGCGGCCCTCGCCGTCGGGATCGCGCGGGCGGCTTACGAGGCGGCCCGCGACTACGCCGCGCAGCGCACGGCGTTCGGCCAGCCGATCCACGAGCACCAGGCCATCGGCTTCAGGCTGGCCGACATGGCGGTGGCGATCGAGTCCGCGCGGCTCATGACGCAGCGGGCGGCGTGGCTGAAGGACCGCGGGTACCGCACGACGGGCGAGGCGGCCATGGCCAAGTTGCAGGCGTCCGAGACGGCCGTCGCCGTCACGCACGGCGCCGTGCAGGTGTTCGGCGCTTACGGCTACACGAAGGCGTACCCTGTCGAGCGTTACTTCCGTGACGCCCGCGTCACTGAGATCTACGAGGGCACGAGCGAGATCCAGCGGATGGTCATCCACCGCCAGATCTACCGCGAGCTGGGCCGCTGA
- a CDS encoding acyl-CoA dehydrogenase family protein, with protein sequence MIGFELTQEQKQFQKLARDFVRERVIPVAAQHDRDATYPQDVVEAAFAVGLLNVGVPGAVGGAGLELLDEAIIGEEFGYGCMGIYTVLMASELGITPLLIAGTHEQHERFLAPLTRGPRLAAFALSEPNNGSDAAGLATKAEFDGDEIVITGTKTWISNGGIADFNVVFATFDPSLKHRGTVAVVVETDRPGFSANQLHGKLGQRASPTYELVFDAVRVPASNMLGQRGEGFKIAMRTLDRTRVPVAAGSVGVMRRALDESARYARERQAFGGPIARFQAIQFKLANMKIALETARWQTYHAAWLADTGRPHAEAAAIAKAYASDSAFEATQEAINIFGGYGYMNEYPVEKLMRDVKLNQIYEGTNEIQRLVIARHVLE encoded by the coding sequence ATGATCGGTTTCGAACTCACGCAAGAGCAGAAGCAGTTCCAGAAGCTGGCCCGCGACTTCGTGCGCGAGCGCGTCATCCCGGTGGCGGCGCAGCACGACCGCGACGCCACGTACCCCCAGGACGTCGTGGAGGCGGCCTTCGCGGTCGGGCTCCTCAACGTCGGGGTCCCGGGCGCGGTCGGCGGCGCCGGCCTCGAGCTGCTCGACGAGGCGATCATCGGCGAGGAGTTCGGCTACGGCTGCATGGGCATCTACACGGTCCTGATGGCCTCGGAGCTGGGCATCACGCCGCTCCTCATCGCCGGGACCCACGAGCAGCACGAGCGGTTCCTGGCGCCCCTCACGCGCGGACCCCGCCTGGCGGCCTTCGCCCTGTCCGAGCCGAACAACGGCTCCGACGCGGCCGGCCTCGCCACCAAGGCCGAGTTCGACGGCGACGAGATCGTGATAACCGGCACGAAGACGTGGATCTCCAACGGCGGCATCGCCGACTTCAACGTGGTCTTCGCCACCTTCGACCCGAGCCTGAAGCATAGGGGGACGGTCGCGGTCGTCGTGGAGACCGACCGCCCCGGCTTCAGCGCCAACCAGCTTCACGGCAAGCTCGGCCAGCGCGCCAGCCCGACGTACGAGCTCGTCTTCGACGCAGTGCGCGTGCCGGCTTCCAACATGCTCGGCCAGCGGGGCGAGGGGTTCAAGATCGCCATGCGGACCCTCGATCGCACGCGGGTGCCGGTGGCGGCCGGCTCCGTCGGCGTCATGCGCAGGGCGCTCGACGAGTCGGCGCGGTACGCCCGCGAGCGTCAGGCGTTCGGCGGACCCATCGCCCGCTTCCAGGCCATCCAGTTCAAGCTTGCCAACATGAAGATCGCCCTGGAGACGGCGCGCTGGCAGACCTACCATGCCGCCTGGCTCGCCGACACGGGCCGACCGCACGCCGAAGCCGCCGCCATCGCGAAGGCGTACGCCTCCGACAGCGCCTTCGAGGCCACGCAGGAGGCCATCAACATCTTCGGCGGCTACGGCTACATGAACGAGTACCCCGTCGAGAAGCTCATGCGCGACGTCAAGCTCAACCAGATCTACGAGGGCACGAACGAGATCCAGAGGTTGGTCATCGCGCGCCACGTCCTAGAATGA